The following nucleotide sequence is from Streptomyces sp. NBC_00239.
CAGCCGGGGGTCGTCGAGCATCAGGCGAATGCCCAGCCCGTCGCAGAGCGCAAGCACCAGCGTGCTGAGCGCGCTGACGTCGCAGTCGGTGAACTCCCCGGCCCTGATGCCCCGTTCCACGGCCCCGCCGACCCACTCGTGCAGCTGGTCGTATAGGTCGACGGCCAAGTGCCGGGCCGCCGTGTCGCGTTGGGCGCGAACCCACAACTCCTGCCACAGCTTCCAGTCCTGGCGCAGTTCCGCGTCCGACGGCAGCATGCTCCGCAGAATGCGCGCCAGGGCGACGGCCGCCGGAACCGCGTCCGCGTCCCCTTCGCCGTCCTTCCCGGTCTGGGCGAAGGAGTGCGTCATCGCCTCGGCGAAGAGCTTCTCGCGCGTGTCGAAGTGGTAGTGCAGCAGGGCCTTGGAGACCCCGGCGTGCTCGGCGACCTTGCGCATGCTGACGTTCTCGAAACCGATGTCGGCGATGACTTCGCACGCGGCCGTGAGGATGCGCTCCCGCGTC
It contains:
- a CDS encoding TetR/AcrR family transcriptional regulator, translating into MTKADRALETRERILTAACEVIADIGFENVSMRKVAEHAGVSKALLHYHFDTREKLFAEAMTHSFAQTGKDGEGDADAVPAAVALARILRSMLPSDAELRQDWKLWQELWVRAQRDTAARHLAVDLYDQLHEWVGGAVERGIRAGEFTDCDVSALSTLVLALCDGLGIRLMLDDPRLDLPAARSTIWRTIAPTLGIDPTFPEL